The following are encoded together in the Coffea arabica cultivar ET-39 chromosome 1c, Coffea Arabica ET-39 HiFi, whole genome shotgun sequence genome:
- the LOC113726179 gene encoding uncharacterized protein, translating to MGNKQAKSVKPQKEEVLLKIVPPIDQAYARWLFRDLEKIHGFAPRNPRAIEPPEHYIEYMRLNGWLDVDLDDPDLAHLFK from the coding sequence ATGGGAAACAAGCAAGCAAAGTCGGTAAAGCCACAGAAGGAAGAAGTGCTGTTGAAGATTGTGCCTCCTATAGATCAAGCCTATGCTCGCTGGCTTTTTCGAGATCTTGAGAAGATTCATGGCTTTGCTCCAAGAAACCCCCGAGCCATAGAGCCACCAGAGCATTACATTGAATACATGCGTCTGAATGGATGGTTGGATGTAGACCTGGATGACCCTGATCTGGCACACTTGTTCAAGTAA
- the LOC113741833 gene encoding transcription factor E2FB-like codes for MQQQQQQQQQQALKKQLPFTSMKPPFGDYHHFSTDPHRPPLEPEAVIVKSPPPAPPPLKRKNDVVDVEVESNDQNHGFGYTDAANVSAKTPVSGKVGKAQKAPRMTKASRSGSQTPATNVGSPSGNHLTPVGPCRYDSSLGLLTKKFINLIKHAEDGILDLNKAADTLEVQKRRIYDITNVLEGIGLIEKKLKNRIQWKGLDVSRPGEVDESVASLQADIENLTMEEHRLDDQIREMQERLRDLSEAENNQKWLFVTEEDIKSLPCFQNETLIAIKAPHGTTLEVPDPDEAVDYPQRRYRIVLRSTMGPIDVYLVSQFEEKFEEINAVEAPPDIPSTSGVNENLATTSVTKESGGDNIQIEEQEDNRMCSDIGTSQDFVSGIMKIVPDVDSDADYWLLSDADVSITDMWRTESGVDWGDLSAIQENYAMPSVSTPRAQTPPPHTTEVPSATNVSGS; via the exons atgcagcagcagcagcagcagcagcagcagcaggcgTTGAAGAAGCAGCTGCCATTCACCTCGATGAAGCCGCCTTTTGGTGACTACCATCACTTCTCCACCGACCCTCATCGGCCGCCCCTTGAGCCGGAAGCTGTTATTGTCAAGTCACCGCCCCCTGCACCTCCG CCTTTAAAAAGGAAGAATGATGTGGTAGATGTTGAAGTTGAGTCTAATGATCAGAACCATGGTTTTGGTTATACCGATGCTGCCAATGTTTCGGCAAAAACACCTGTATCGGGAAAAGTTGGAAAAGCACAAAAAGCTCCAAGGATGACAAAGGCGAGTAGATCTGGTTCTCAAACTCCTGCGACAAATGTTG GTTCTCCTTCGGGCAATCATCTCACGCCAGTTGGTCCATGTCGCTATGATAGCTCCCTTG GTTTGTTGACAAAGAAGTTCATTAATCTGATTAAACATGCTGAAGATGGCATCCTTGATCTAAATAAAGCTGCTGACACATTAGAG GTGCAGAAAAGGCGTATATATGACATAACAAATGTCCTAGAAGGCATTGGACTCATTgaaaagaaactcaagaacAGGATTCAGTGGAA GGGTctagatgtatcaagacctgggGAGGTTGATGAGAGTGTTGCTAGCTTGCAG GCGGATATAGAAAATCTAACAATGGAAGAGCACAGATTAGATGACCAAATAAG AGAAATGCAGGAAAGGTTGAGAGACCTGAGTGAAGCTGAGAATAACCAAAA ATGGCTATTCGTTACTGAAGAAGACATTAAGAGTTTACCTTGCTTCCAG AATGAAACGTTAATAGCAATTAAAGCTCCTCATGGCACTACCTTAGAAGTTCCAGATCCTGATGAG GCTGTTGACTATCCCCAGAGGAGATACAGAATAGTTCTCAGGAGTACAATGGGACCGATTGATGTTTACCTTGTCAG TCAATTCGAGGAAAAATTTGAGGAGATTAATGCAGTCGAGGCACCTCCAGACATTCCTTCAACGTCGGGGGTGAATGAGAATTTAGCTACGACATCAGTGACCAAGGAGAGTGGAGGAGACAACATTCAAATCGAAGAGCAGGAAGATAATAGGATGTGCTCAGATATAGGCACATCACAAGATTTTGTGAGTGGGATCATGAAAATTGTTCCTGATGTTGAT AGTGATGCAGATTACTGGCTTTTGTCAGATGCTGATGTTAGCATCACAGACATGTGGAGAACTGAAT CTGGAGTTGATTGGGGTGATTTGAGCGCAATTCAAGAGAATTATGCCATGCCTAGTGTTAGTACCCCACGTGCACAAACTCCACCACCACATACAACAGAAGTGCCTTCTGCAACAAATGTTTCAGGCAGTTAA